In Planktothrix serta PCC 8927, one genomic interval encodes:
- a CDS encoding tetratricopeptide repeat protein encodes MSEFPISIDLSVGSSASIVEDLRSFLSQLDEEQVRKAIAEILILFQQKPGLGAVVYQKLATYYYQQNQVDLAIDLYQYSIQLNSEFELAYYELGNIFAQLKYWDKAINTYEKILEFKPNAGYIYERIAEVYYQQENWDLARYYYNNAVKFKPNLWLSFYKLGEIYGRQHDWLEAIATYQASIYHKSDFPWSYFRLGECFAALENWQESARSYEKAIELLPDFYWVYQALGQVYLKLEAWEKAVKLYQRASQLESDYYCCYKDLGYAYLRLGEWEQALDNYNKAVELKIELSFQDQQWIDILTQLQEHPIEFVNNINNPKTIKVFLPFPISSALFSPDSYFVIEQLQQNHIEFTRNPEQADLIIAEKLQVLEFFSYQYKHHKKYLLYTEEPRFDINFSKVISLNKINIYIMNIYTQDVFINNYCYCIWHHRIEAVNQSLPQLKAIHFNRKKQKKIVTLITKKMNSSLLRDGENIDLNALRCEIALTGYYLGKVDIYGQGWGERVSLEDSREGDWTMRKFEILQDYHFNLCLENTIAPYYCTEKIWDAIIAGCLPIYYGGKHSTIYEDFPPNSFIDYCQFDSPVELFNYIDLMEFSEYEQRMNLCIDTFNKMSKIMKDNQYFVGKRTEQLIKKISTIFD; translated from the coding sequence ATGTCTGAATTTCCTATTTCTATTGATTTATCAGTGGGTTCGAGTGCATCAATTGTTGAGGATTTAAGATCTTTTTTGTCTCAATTGGATGAGGAGCAAGTTAGGAAAGCGATCGCTGAAATTCTGATTCTATTTCAGCAAAAACCGGGATTAGGTGCGGTGGTTTATCAGAAATTAGCGACTTATTATTATCAACAAAATCAAGTGGATTTAGCCATTGATTTGTATCAGTATTCTATTCAATTAAATTCTGAATTTGAACTGGCTTATTATGAATTAGGAAATATTTTTGCTCAACTTAAATACTGGGATAAAGCGATAAATACTTATGAAAAAATCTTAGAATTTAAACCGAATGCTGGTTATATTTATGAAAGAATTGCAGAGGTTTATTATCAACAAGAAAACTGGGATCTAGCTCGATATTATTATAACAATGCTGTTAAATTTAAACCCAATCTCTGGTTGTCATTTTACAAACTGGGTGAAATTTATGGTCGTCAGCACGATTGGTTAGAAGCGATCGCCACTTACCAAGCTTCAATTTACCATAAATCGGACTTTCCTTGGTCATATTTCCGCTTAGGGGAATGTTTCGCCGCTTTGGAAAATTGGCAAGAATCTGCCCGAAGTTATGAAAAAGCGATTGAATTATTACCGGATTTTTATTGGGTTTATCAAGCATTAGGTCAAGTTTATTTAAAATTAGAAGCCTGGGAGAAAGCTGTTAAGCTTTATCAGCGTGCGAGTCAATTAGAATCGGATTATTATTGTTGTTATAAAGATTTGGGTTATGCTTACCTGAGATTAGGAGAATGGGAACAAGCGTTAGATAATTATAATAAAGCCGTTGAACTAAAGATAGAACTTTCTTTTCAAGATCAACAATGGATAGACATTTTAACTCAACTCCAAGAGCATCCGATTGAATTTGTTAATAATATCAATAATCCCAAAACTATTAAAGTATTTCTTCCCTTTCCAATTAGTTCAGCATTATTTAGTCCTGATAGTTATTTCGTGATCGAACAACTACAACAAAATCATATTGAATTTACCCGTAACCCAGAACAGGCTGATTTAATTATTGCTGAAAAATTGCAGGTTTTAGAATTTTTTAGCTATCAATATAAACATCATAAAAAATATCTTTTATATACGGAAGAACCTCGTTTTGATATCAATTTTTCTAAAGTTATATCTTTAAATAAAATCAATATTTATATTATGAATATCTATACTCAGGATGTTTTTATTAATAACTATTGTTATTGTATTTGGCATCACAGAATTGAAGCAGTTAATCAATCTTTACCTCAGCTAAAAGCAATTCATTTTAATCGAAAAAAACAGAAAAAGATTGTGACATTAATTACTAAAAAAATGAATTCTAGTTTATTAAGAGACGGAGAGAATATTGATTTGAATGCGTTACGCTGTGAAATCGCCTTAACAGGGTATTATTTAGGAAAAGTTGACATTTATGGTCAAGGTTGGGGGGAAAGAGTATCTTTAGAAGATTCCAGAGAGGGAGATTGGACAATGAGAAAATTTGAAATTTTGCAGGATTATCATTTTAATTTGTGTTTGGAGAATACTATTGCTCCTTATTATTGTACGGAGAAAATTTGGGATGCGATTATTGCTGGATGTTTACCGATTTATTATGGGGGTAAACATTCAACCATTTATGAAGACTTCCCTCCGAATAGCTTTATTGATTATTGTCAGTTTGACAGTCCAGTCGAGTTATTTAACTATATTGATCTGATGGAATTCTCGGAATATGAACAACGGATGAATTTATGTATTGATACGTTTAATAAAATGAGTAAAATCATGAAAGATAATCAATATTTTGTCGGAAAACGTACAGAACAGTTAATTAAAAAAATCAGTACGATTTTTGACTAA
- a CDS encoding MAPEG family protein, with translation MNPLYLGVVFLLTVRGISGTTVDVLIVVYIGFRLLHSLIHIAGLNPTFRLFSLGIQFSCLVTLTALALF, from the coding sequence ATCAATCCTTTGTATCTGGGAGTGGTTTTTCTTCTAACTGTTCGCGGTATTTCTGGAACAACGGTAGATGTGCTAATTGTTGTGTATATCGGATTTCGTCTGCTACATTCATTGATTCACATTGCGGGTTTAAATCCCACCTTTCGGCTATTCAGCTTAGGAATTCAATTTAGTTGCTTAGTCACCTTAACTGCTTTGGCATTGTTTTAG
- a CDS encoding zinc ribbon domain-containing protein: protein MKSMPLQVRTWECPKCGMLHDRDINAAKNLRDYFLASGSGVLASGDEVRPILNPVLGEAFVNEGGSPRH, encoded by the coding sequence ATCAAGTCTATGCCCTTACAAGTCAGAACTTGGGAATGTCCAAAATGCGGAATGCTGCATGATCGGGATATCAATGCAGCGAAAAATTTGCGGGACTATTTTTTAGCGTCAGGGAGTGGCGTTTTAGCCTCTGGAGATGAAGTAAGACCAATCCTAAACCCTGTTTTAGGGGAGGCTTTTGTCAATGAAGGAGGAAGCCCACGCCACTGA
- the rseP gene encoding RIP metalloprotease RseP produces MSVLAAIAVLAVLIVVHELGHFLAARLQNIHVNRFSIGFGPILWKYQGSETEYAVRGLPLGGYVGFPDEDPDSTIPKDDPNLLSNRPVLDRAIVISAGVIANLIFAYFLLVAQIGIVGVPSFNYEPGVKVAEVTQNVSSAANRAGMESKDIILAVDGKELGASETAIKTLIEVIKTNPNQPLSMQLKRQDQIVSVKVVPELGNDGKGRIGVQLTANGTIIRNRAANPIQAFTEGATEFQRIINLTFAGFGQLISRFSETAEQLSGPIGIVAIGADIARSDARNLFQFAALISINLAFINILPLPALDGGQLAFLLIEAIRGKPLPDKVQESVMQTGLMLLLGLGVFLIIRDTVNLTDLSWVRSLFQQ; encoded by the coding sequence ATGTCAGTATTGGCAGCGATCGCAGTTCTTGCAGTGTTAATTGTCGTTCATGAACTGGGACATTTTTTAGCCGCGCGTCTCCAAAATATTCATGTTAATCGCTTTTCCATTGGCTTCGGCCCGATATTGTGGAAATATCAAGGCTCAGAAACGGAGTATGCTGTTCGAGGTCTGCCATTAGGAGGATATGTAGGATTTCCCGATGAAGATCCTGATAGCACTATTCCTAAAGATGACCCGAATTTACTCAGTAATCGTCCCGTTTTAGATCGAGCAATTGTGATTAGTGCGGGAGTGATTGCCAATTTAATTTTTGCCTACTTTCTTTTAGTGGCTCAAATTGGGATTGTTGGGGTTCCTAGTTTTAATTATGAACCTGGGGTGAAAGTAGCAGAAGTAACTCAAAATGTGAGTTCTGCTGCTAACCGAGCCGGAATGGAATCGAAAGATATTATTTTGGCAGTGGATGGTAAGGAATTAGGGGCTTCTGAAACTGCAATTAAAACCTTAATTGAAGTGATTAAAACTAATCCGAATCAACCCTTATCCATGCAGCTTAAACGACAGGATCAAATTGTATCCGTTAAGGTAGTTCCTGAACTCGGAAATGATGGTAAAGGTCGGATTGGAGTACAATTAACTGCGAATGGAACCATTATCCGTAATCGAGCCGCCAACCCAATTCAGGCATTTACCGAAGGAGCAACGGAATTTCAACGGATTATTAACTTAACCTTCGCCGGTTTTGGGCAACTGATTAGTCGATTTAGTGAAACTGCCGAACAGTTATCGGGGCCGATTGGAATTGTCGCAATTGGCGCGGATATTGCCCGTTCTGATGCTAGAAATTTGTTTCAATTTGCGGCGTTAATTAGTATTAACTTAGCCTTCATTAATATTCTGCCCCTTCCGGCTTTAGATGGCGGTCAATTAGCCTTTTTATTAATTGAAGCTATTCGGGGTAAACCCTTACCGGATAAAGTTCAAGAAAGTGTGATGCAAACCGGGTTAATGCTGTTGTTAGGTTTAGGGGTTTTCTTGATTATTCGAGATACCGTTAATTTAACGGATTTAAGTTGGGTGCGATCGCTCTTTCAACAGTAA
- the nth gene encoding endonuclease III: MITQKNRGTKQRALEILLRLKRLYPDATCSLNYETPVQLLVATILSAQCTDERVNQVTPALFARFPDAESLRKAEITELETLVRSTGFYRNKARHIKASCELLAEKYGGQPPKLMEQLLELPGVARKTANVVLAHGYGLNMGVTVDTHVKRLSQRLGLTTHTDPIRIERDLMALIPQADWENWSIRLIYLGRAVCTARSPVCYNCELSDLCPSAQGATVPSAEKCLS, encoded by the coding sequence ATGATCACTCAGAAAAATCGGGGTACAAAACAACGAGCTTTAGAGATTTTATTGCGACTCAAACGCCTGTATCCTGATGCAACTTGCAGTTTGAATTATGAAACTCCGGTGCAATTATTAGTGGCAACAATTTTATCGGCCCAATGTACCGATGAACGAGTTAATCAAGTCACTCCCGCCCTATTTGCTCGCTTTCCTGATGCGGAAAGTTTAAGGAAAGCCGAGATTACAGAACTAGAAACCTTAGTGCGGTCAACGGGGTTCTATCGCAACAAAGCTCGCCATATTAAAGCCTCCTGTGAACTGCTGGCGGAAAAATATGGAGGACAACCGCCAAAGTTGATGGAGCAACTATTAGAACTCCCTGGCGTGGCCCGGAAAACCGCTAATGTGGTATTAGCTCATGGCTACGGCTTGAATATGGGGGTAACGGTGGATACCCATGTTAAACGCCTGAGTCAACGGCTAGGACTGACAACCCACACTGACCCCATTCGCATTGAACGGGATTTGATGGCCCTAATTCCGCAAGCGGACTGGGAAAACTGGTCAATTCGCTTAATTTATCTGGGTCGCGCCGTCTGTACAGCCAGGAGTCCAGTGTGTTATAATTGTGAATTGTCTGATTTATGCCCATCTGCTCAAGGGGCAACCGTCCCCAGCGCAGAAAAATGTCTAAGCTAA
- the aat gene encoding leucyl/phenylalanyl-tRNA--protein transferase gives MQYDVSAIIQGYAQGYFLMANHGEDSLGWYSSRERALIPLDERFRYPSSLQRVLNQNRFTVEINRDFKAVVEGCANREETWISSELKGIYHALNQAGFAYSFETWKGDELAGGILGIVIGGAFIGESMFFRIPDGSKVAMVKLVERLIEKKFILFDAQMDNPHLERFGSYIISNRDYKKLLKTAIIQPCSLINSRE, from the coding sequence ATGCAATATGATGTTAGCGCGATTATCCAAGGGTACGCACAAGGCTACTTTTTGATGGCAAATCATGGAGAAGATAGCTTAGGATGGTATTCTAGTCGAGAACGGGCACTGATTCCCCTTGATGAACGATTTCGTTATCCAAGTTCTTTGCAACGGGTTTTGAATCAAAATCGGTTTACGGTTGAGATTAATCGAGATTTTAAGGCTGTTGTCGAAGGTTGTGCAAATCGGGAAGAAACCTGGATATCTTCGGAATTAAAAGGGATTTATCACGCCTTAAATCAAGCGGGATTTGCCTATAGTTTTGAAACTTGGAAGGGGGATGAATTAGCGGGAGGAATCTTAGGAATTGTAATTGGTGGGGCTTTTATTGGGGAATCAATGTTTTTTAGAATTCCTGATGGTTCAAAAGTGGCAATGGTAAAATTAGTAGAGCGATTAATTGAAAAAAAATTTATTTTATTTGATGCTCAAATGGATAATCCCCATTTAGAACGATTTGGCTCTTATATTATTAGTAATCGAGACTACAAAAAACTATTAAAAACAGCAATTATTCAACCCTGTTCTCTGATTAATAGCAGGGAATAG
- a CDS encoding 2Fe-2S iron-sulfur cluster-binding protein has translation MKIHFLPDKVTVEAQPGEALLDVAKRAGVIIPTGCLMGSCHACEVEIDEDNFICACISAIPPGKAEMTINLYSDPTW, from the coding sequence ATGAAAATCCATTTTTTACCTGATAAAGTTACTGTTGAAGCCCAGCCGGGAGAAGCTTTATTAGACGTGGCAAAACGAGCAGGTGTAATCATTCCTACGGGGTGTTTAATGGGGTCTTGCCATGCTTGTGAAGTGGAGATAGATGAAGATAATTTTATCTGTGCTTGCATTTCTGCAATACCCCCAGGAAAAGCAGAAATGACGATTAATCTTTATAGTGATCCCACTTGGTAA
- the cobQ gene encoding cobyric acid synthase CobQ produces MKAIMIVGTTSHAGKSMLVTAICRILHRRGVRVAPFKGQNMALNSYVSPSGAEMGYAQAVQAWAAGITPSVSMNPILLKPQGNMTSQVILKGRPVGVVKASDYYEQYFDVGWETITECLEYLTQEFDILVCEGAGSPAEINLKHRDLTNMRVAKYLNAKTLLVVDIDRGGAFAHVVGTLQLLDPDERALIRGIVINKFRGQRSLLDSGIKWLEEYTGIPVVAVIPWIDHPFPAEDSLSLLDRPSSFPQTELTIAVIRFPRIANFTDFDPLDAEATVTIKYVNPSESLGHPDAVILPGSKTTISDLQVLKQSGMANQIQNYVAAGGQVMGICGGYQMLGKMVSDPYGLEGEQGDYEGLGLLPIKTVISRQKTSRQRLVTSHHPQEGLPVEGYEIHQGRTQLLDAKDVSPLFDDSSLGFVNHQKSIWGHYLHGVFDNSPWRRTWLNHLRKPRGLNPLPTGIANYREQREILLDVLADTVEAHLDLKSIL; encoded by the coding sequence ATGAAAGCAATTATGATTGTGGGAACAACCTCCCACGCCGGAAAATCGATGCTGGTCACGGCTATTTGTCGAATTTTGCATCGTCGGGGGGTGCGAGTTGCTCCTTTTAAAGGGCAAAATATGGCTCTGAATTCCTATGTTTCTCCCTCTGGGGCAGAAATGGGTTATGCTCAAGCAGTGCAGGCTTGGGCGGCAGGAATTACCCCTTCTGTTTCTATGAATCCTATTCTATTAAAACCCCAAGGGAATATGACCTCTCAGGTAATCTTAAAAGGCAGACCTGTGGGAGTTGTCAAAGCCAGTGATTATTATGAACAATATTTTGATGTCGGTTGGGAAACTATCACTGAATGTTTGGAATATTTAACCCAAGAATTTGATATTTTAGTCTGTGAAGGAGCAGGTAGTCCCGCCGAAATTAATCTCAAACATCGAGATTTAACGAATATGCGGGTGGCTAAATATTTGAATGCGAAAACCTTATTAGTGGTTGATATTGATCGCGGCGGTGCTTTTGCTCATGTTGTTGGAACATTGCAATTGTTAGACCCTGATGAAAGAGCATTAATTCGGGGTATTGTGATTAATAAGTTTAGGGGACAGCGATCGCTATTAGATTCTGGGATAAAATGGTTAGAGGAGTATACTGGAATTCCGGTTGTTGCCGTTATTCCTTGGATTGATCACCCCTTTCCCGCAGAAGATTCTTTAAGTTTATTAGATCGTCCTTCTAGTTTCCCCCAAACGGAATTAACTATTGCAGTTATCCGTTTTCCTCGTATTGCTAATTTTACCGATTTTGATCCTCTGGATGCAGAAGCAACGGTAACAATTAAGTATGTTAATCCGTCTGAATCTTTAGGACATCCCGATGCGGTGATTCTTCCGGGATCTAAAACAACTATATCCGATTTGCAAGTCTTAAAACAATCGGGAATGGCGAATCAAATTCAAAATTATGTGGCGGCGGGGGGTCAAGTTATGGGAATTTGTGGCGGGTATCAAATGTTAGGGAAAATGGTGTCTGACCCCTATGGTTTAGAGGGAGAGCAGGGAGATTATGAAGGGTTAGGATTATTACCGATTAAAACCGTAATTTCTCGCCAAAAAACCTCCCGCCAACGGTTAGTAACTTCCCATCATCCCCAGGAAGGTTTACCCGTTGAAGGATATGAAATTCACCAAGGACGGACGCAACTTTTAGATGCTAAGGATGTTTCTCCCTTATTTGATGATTCAAGTTTGGGATTTGTCAATCATCAAAAATCGATTTGGGGGCATTATTTACATGGTGTTTTTGATAATAGTCCTTGGAGACGAACTTGGTTGAATCATCTGCGAAAACCCAGAGGCTTAAATCCTTTACCCACTGGTATTGCTAACTATCGAGAACAACGAGAAATCTTATTAGATGTATTAGCAGATACTGTAGAAGCTCATTTAGATTTAAAATCGATTTTATAG
- the upp gene encoding uracil phosphoribosyltransferase has translation MTAQLRIYVPPHPLIKQWLGVARDQRTPSVLFRTAMTELGRWLTYEAARDWLPTLETTVQTPLTECAATFVDSEVPLVVIPILRAGLALMEGIQSVVPVSSVYHLGMVRNEETLAVSCYLNQLPTQFDPQTRVIISEPMLATGGTMMAVMEELTQRHLDPALIRIISVVAAPPALQKLSQAYPSLQVYTAIIDPEVNEHGFIVPGLGDAGDRTFGTFDRLPTESK, from the coding sequence ATGACTGCTCAACTGCGTATTTATGTCCCGCCCCATCCTCTGATTAAACAATGGTTAGGGGTTGCTCGTGATCAAAGAACTCCTTCAGTTTTATTTCGCACAGCGATGACGGAGTTAGGGCGCTGGTTAACTTATGAAGCCGCCAGAGACTGGCTACCGACTCTGGAGACAACCGTACAAACCCCCTTAACAGAATGTGCCGCAACGTTTGTTGATTCGGAAGTTCCCCTAGTGGTAATTCCAATTTTACGCGCGGGTTTAGCTTTAATGGAGGGAATTCAAAGCGTGGTGCCTGTGTCCTCGGTGTATCATCTGGGGATGGTACGCAATGAAGAAACATTAGCCGTTAGTTGCTATTTGAATCAGTTACCCACCCAATTTGATCCGCAAACTAGGGTGATTATCAGTGAACCGATGTTAGCAACAGGGGGAACAATGATGGCAGTGATGGAAGAACTCACCCAACGCCATCTTGACCCTGCTTTGATTCGGATTATTTCGGTTGTGGCTGCACCCCCGGCGTTACAAAAATTAAGTCAAGCCTATCCCAGTTTGCAAGTATATACCGCTATTATTGATCCTGAAGTCAATGAACATGGCTTTATTGTACCGGGGTTGGGAGATGCAGGCGATCGCACCTTTGGGACTTTCGACCGTCTCCCCACCGAATCGAAGTAA
- a CDS encoding YggT family protein: MALPLGLLANTLAQFLNIYMLILFIRILLSWFPTINWFDPPFSILSQLTDPYLNLFRSFIPPLGGIDFSAIIAIFALQFGSQLLIALLGSMQQMAF, from the coding sequence ATGGCACTTCCTTTAGGTTTACTCGCTAATACCCTGGCACAGTTCCTGAACATTTATATGTTGATCCTATTTATTAGGATTTTATTAAGCTGGTTTCCCACAATTAACTGGTTTGATCCCCCCTTCTCAATTTTAAGCCAGTTAACTGATCCCTATCTCAACCTATTCCGTTCTTTTATTCCGCCTTTGGGAGGAATAGATTTTTCAGCAATTATTGCTATTTTTGCTTTGCAATTTGGTTCTCAACTTTTGATTGCTTTATTGGGAAGTATGCAGCAAATGGCGTTTTAA
- a CDS encoding ABC transporter ATP-binding protein, which produces MDSAIEVKDSGLIFPLKPVVETQNLGKFYRTGFWMNQKIESLKNCTLTIQAGETFGLLGQNGAGKTTLLKTLLGIVRPTSGSGLLLGKPIGDRLVKQRVGYLPENPYFYDHLTGWEFLEFAAGLFQIPKSIQRQRIPQLLDLVGLAKTAAIKKQMRQYSKGMLQRVGMAQALINDPEVVFLDEPMSGLDPMGRYQIREIILSLKAQNKTIFFNSHVLSDVEKVCDRIAILAEGELISMGSLDDLLGTTQTYAVKGKGGDVNILQNWIADLEVDQDYWEGHLKGEPEAFFGVLKEMNAQLLSLNLSRLTLEEFFMQKLKERGIHASG; this is translated from the coding sequence ATGGATTCTGCTATCGAGGTCAAAGATTCCGGTTTAATTTTTCCCTTAAAACCTGTAGTGGAAACGCAGAATTTGGGGAAATTTTATCGCACGGGTTTTTGGATGAATCAAAAGATTGAATCCTTAAAAAATTGTACCTTAACCATTCAGGCTGGGGAAACCTTTGGTTTATTAGGACAAAATGGAGCGGGGAAAACCACGTTATTAAAAACGTTATTAGGAATTGTGCGTCCGACTTCAGGATCAGGGTTATTATTAGGAAAACCCATTGGCGATCGCCTGGTTAAACAGCGAGTGGGATATTTACCGGAAAATCCCTATTTTTATGATCATCTCACGGGATGGGAATTTTTAGAATTTGCGGCTGGACTATTTCAAATTCCCAAATCTATTCAGCGTCAACGCATTCCTCAATTATTAGATTTAGTGGGATTAGCAAAAACCGCCGCGATTAAAAAGCAAATGCGTCAATATTCTAAGGGAATGTTACAACGGGTGGGAATGGCGCAAGCGTTAATTAATGATCCTGAAGTGGTGTTTTTAGATGAGCCCATGTCAGGACTTGATCCGATGGGACGCTATCAAATTCGAGAAATTATATTATCGTTAAAAGCACAGAATAAAACCATTTTTTTCAATAGTCATGTTTTATCGGATGTGGAAAAAGTTTGCGATCGCATTGCCATATTAGCAGAGGGAGAATTAATTAGCATGGGCTCGTTGGATGATTTATTAGGAACAACTCAAACCTACGCTGTTAAAGGAAAAGGGGGGGATGTGAACATACTGCAAAATTGGATAGCAGATTTAGAAGTCGATCAAGATTATTGGGAAGGACATCTAAAGGGTGAGCCCGAAGCGTTTTTCGGGGTATTAAAAGAAATGAATGCTCAACTATTGAGTTTAAATTTATCTCGATTAACCTTAGAAGAATTTTTCATGCAGAAATTAAAAGAAAGGGGGATTCATGCCAGTGGTTAA
- a CDS encoding CoA-binding protein — MSIDLNQDDTAMREVLTQGRVIALVGYSNKPDRASYQVGQFLRRVGYRVYPVNPAFTEIDGQICYPNLREVPEPIDIVNVFRRSEFLGEIVEEAIAVQTKTVWAQTGIFDQQAAQTALKAGLNIAMNCCIKIEYYRLNISIHP, encoded by the coding sequence ATGTCTATTGATCTTAACCAAGACGATACAGCGATGCGGGAGGTTTTGACCCAAGGGAGAGTAATTGCTCTTGTGGGATATTCCAATAAACCGGATCGGGCGAGTTATCAAGTGGGGCAATTTTTGCGAAGAGTAGGTTATCGAGTTTATCCCGTTAATCCGGCGTTTACGGAAATTGACGGTCAAATTTGTTATCCGAATTTAAGGGAAGTTCCTGAACCCATTGATATTGTAAATGTGTTTCGCCGTTCTGAATTTTTAGGGGAAATTGTAGAAGAAGCGATCGCAGTTCAAACTAAAACTGTTTGGGCGCAAACTGGGATTTTTGATCAACAAGCTGCTCAAACAGCCCTGAAGGCGGGGTTGAATATTGCCATGAATTGTTGTATTAAAATAGAATATTACCGCCTAAACATTTCTATTCATCCGTGA
- a CDS encoding lysophospholipid acyltransferase family protein, whose amino-acid sequence MNPFFNRDSSADPTANSRFTGWSLQDRDPDYIRSLMPFLGWFYDHYFQVETTGWENLPPQNKMLLVGSHNGGLAAPDMFMGLYAWCRRFGTQRLLYGLMHPKVWQVAPEVAASAVRCGALIAHPRMGMAALREDAPVLVYPGGGEDVFRPHALRNQIHLAGRKGFIKLALREKAPIVPVISSGAHDTLIVLADIYDWVKQLHNLGMPWLLDLDPEVFPIYLGLPWGLGIGPLPNFPLPAKIKIHICPAIEFERDGREAANDREYVDVCYQRVKTAMQQELDDLVM is encoded by the coding sequence TTGAACCCCTTCTTCAACCGTGACTCCTCTGCCGACCCAACCGCGAATTCCCGTTTCACAGGTTGGTCATTACAGGATCGTGATCCCGACTATATCCGATCCTTAATGCCGTTTTTGGGTTGGTTCTATGACCATTATTTTCAGGTCGAAACCACCGGATGGGAAAATCTCCCACCTCAAAACAAGATGTTATTAGTCGGTTCCCATAATGGGGGGTTAGCTGCACCCGATATGTTTATGGGGTTGTACGCTTGGTGTCGTCGCTTCGGAACACAACGGTTACTCTATGGACTCATGCACCCGAAAGTCTGGCAGGTCGCTCCAGAAGTCGCAGCTTCGGCGGTGCGTTGTGGAGCGCTTATCGCCCATCCGCGAATGGGAATGGCAGCTTTACGGGAAGACGCGCCCGTTTTGGTCTATCCCGGTGGCGGTGAGGATGTGTTTCGACCCCATGCGTTACGCAACCAAATACATTTAGCAGGTCGCAAAGGGTTTATTAAGTTAGCACTGCGGGAGAAAGCCCCGATTGTTCCGGTAATTTCATCAGGAGCCCACGATACGTTAATTGTGCTGGCGGATATTTACGACTGGGTAAAACAACTGCATAACTTGGGAATGCCTTGGTTATTAGATCTTGACCCAGAGGTATTTCCGATTTATTTGGGGTTGCCTTGGGGGTTAGGAATTGGGCCGTTACCAAATTTTCCCCTTCCGGCTAAAATTAAGATTCATATTTGTCCGGCTATTGAGTTTGAACGCGATGGACGAGAAGCCGCTAATGATCGAGAGTATGTGGATGTTTGTTATCAACGGGTGAAAACAGCCATGCAACAGGAACTTGATGATTTAGTTATGTAG
- a CDS encoding Rpn family recombination-promoting nuclease/putative transposase, whose product MKTDHIFYRIFKDLPQTFFELWGESPELVNDYRFDSVELKQTAFRIDGVFLPENLENPIYFTEIQFQKDPKIYLRLFSEIFTYLRDNDPALRWRAMIIFRSRSIEPTARQRESVQPFLDSPLVKCIYLNEIEVSETTPLGIQIIQLIVAKKKELLERVTRLIAQVKQQFPDEPSRLQLLNLLETIVLAKLPQMSRQELEAMFGVDDLRKTRFAQELIEEGKTEGINEGIIAGKLQTIPRLLGKGFSVEEIADILQLDIDQAQQFINTLN is encoded by the coding sequence ATGAAAACCGATCATATTTTTTATCGCATTTTCAAAGACTTACCCCAAACCTTCTTTGAGTTGTGGGGAGAATCACCAGAATTAGTGAACGATTATCGTTTTGATTCAGTCGAATTAAAACAGACTGCCTTTAGAATTGATGGGGTGTTTTTACCCGAAAACCTGGAAAACCCGATTTATTTTACCGAAATACAGTTTCAAAAAGACCCGAAAATTTATCTGCGTTTATTTTCCGAGATTTTTACCTATCTTAGAGATAATGATCCGGCTTTAAGATGGCGTGCTATGATTATTTTCAGGAGTCGTAGTATTGAACCCACAGCTAGACAGCGAGAATCAGTTCAACCGTTTTTAGATTCTCCTTTGGTCAAGTGCATCTATTTGAATGAAATAGAAGTCAGTGAAACGACACCTTTAGGGATACAAATTATTCAATTAATTGTCGCCAAGAAGAAAGAACTCTTAGAGAGAGTGACTCGGTTAATTGCACAAGTCAAACAACAATTTCCCGATGAACCTTCTCGGCTACAATTGTTAAACTTATTAGAAACGATTGTTTTAGCAAAGTTACCTCAAATGAGTCGTCAGGAGTTAGAAGCTATGTTTGGTGTTGATGATTTAAGAAAAACTCGGTTTGCTCAAGAGTTGATTGAGGAAGGGAAAACTGAAGGAATTAATGAAGGAATTATTGCGGGTAAATTGCAAACGATTCCTCGCTTATTAGGAAAAGGTTTTTCTGTTGAGGAAATTGCCGATATTTTACAATTGGATATTGATCAAGCCCAACAATTTATCAACACTCTCAACTAA